One Rosa chinensis cultivar Old Blush chromosome 5, RchiOBHm-V2, whole genome shotgun sequence genomic region harbors:
- the LOC112165564 gene encoding pentatricopeptide repeat-containing protein At3g22470, mitochondrial-like → MGFALSVFAQFFKLGLQPNVITFTTLINGFVLHNQVPEAARIFTKMLEAGHCKPNVFTFSTLIKGFCNMGNNSAAIQLLGKMEERGCEPNIVSYSTIIDSLCKDTLIDEALTLFSEMISRGIAPNVVTYTSLIQGVCNIGQWKQATRLLNEMVSKAIFPDVVTFSVLVDTLCKEGMVVEAKTVVDMMIQRHIEPDTVTYNSLMDGYCLRGEMYEARQVFDLMVSKGSMVNVQSCNILINGYCKQKKIDEANKSFKEMHRLELVPNTVTYTTLIDGLCKAGRIQAAEELFSEMQSCGQLPNVQTYAVMLDGLCNNQQLSTALELLRELEARKLELSIVIYNIIIEGLCKAGEVQSAKDLFCGLSSKGLQPDVRTYTIMIQGLCHHGLIIEAEKLLREMGGKGCSPDGCTYNTIIRGFINNKETSRATRLVQEMLERGFSADASTMELIVDLLSKDAVDPGLLALLKDSA, encoded by the coding sequence ATGGGGTTTGCCTTATCTGTCTTTGCACAATTCTTCAAATTGGGTCTTCAACCAAATGTTATTACCTTCACCACTCTAATTAACGGCTTTGTTCTCCACAATCAAGTGCCTGAGGCTGCTCGAATTTTCACCAAAATGCTAGAGGCAGGTCATTGTAAGCCCAATGTGTTTACTTTCAGCACACTAATTAAGGGCTTTTGCAACATGGGAAACAACAGTGCGGCTATTCAGTTACTTGGGAAGATGGAAGAAAGAGGTTGCGAGCCTAACATAGTTTCATATAGCACCATAATCGACAGTCTTTGCAAGGATACACTAATTGATGAAGCATTGACCCTCTTCTCAGAAATGATCAGTAGAGGTATTGCTCCAAACGTTGTTACTTACACCTCTTTGATTCAAGGAGTTTGCAATATAGGCCAGTGGAAACAAGCTACGAGGTTGTTGAATGAAATGGTGAGTAAAGCTATCTTTCCAGATGTAGTCACCTTCAGTGTCTTGGTTGATACTCTTTGTAAAGAAGGGATGGTTGTGGAAGCCAAGACTGTGGTTGACATGATGATTCAGAGACATATTGAGCCTGACACGGTTACATACAATTCCCTTATGGATGGTTACTGTTTGCGAGGAGAAATGTACGAGGCAAGACAAGTTTTTGATCTTATGGTTAGCAAGGGCTCcatggttaatgttcagagttgTAACATATTGATAAACGGATACTGTAAGCAGAAAAAGATCGATGAGGCTAACAAGAGTTTCAAGGAAATGCATCGCCTGGAGCTAGTTCCCAATACTGTTACTTATACCACTCTTATTGATGGTCTTTGCAAAGCGGGCAGAATTCAAGCAGCAGAAGAGTTGTTCTCTGAGATGCAAAGTTGTGGCCAGCTTCCAAATGTTCAAACTTATGCGGTGATGCTTGATGGCCTGTGTAACAACCAGCAACTTTCTACGGCTTTAGAATTGCTTAGAGAGCTGGAAGCCAGAAAACTGGAACTCAGTATTGTAATTTACAATATTATTATTGAAGGTTTGTGCAAAGCTGGAGAAGTTCAGTCTGCAAAAGATCTCTTCTGTGGGTTGTCATCAAAAGGACTTCAACCCGATGTGAGAACATACACTATAATGATTCAGGGCCTTTGTCATCATGGCTTAATAATTGAAGCAGAAAAGTTGCTGAGAGAAATGGGAGGGAAAGGATGTTCTCCGGATGGTTGCACCTATAACACCATTATCCGAGGTTTTATCAATAACAAGGAGACATCAAGGGCTACGAGACTTGTTCAAGAAATGCTTGAGAGGGGTTTCTCTGCAGATGCATCGACTATGGAATTGATTGTTGATTTATTGTCGAAGGATGCAGTAGATCCTGGTTTATTAGCATTGCTTAAAGATTCAGCCTGA
- the LOC112165566 gene encoding putative pentatricopeptide repeat-containing protein At1g12700, mitochondrial, whose translation MGKASNSYYYCCRRGVPFLHSTPLVVVAVALFHSQSKATKSRATQLVRDPYPPSTNFMALFHSRRTHLGNRPNIVVSNVEDALKVFDEMLHSRPLPSSSSVIPLNQILTQLVKLKHYSAVITLNRRMLLCGVVPNHYTLSIIINCYCHLNQMGFALSVLGQFFKLGLQPNVITFTTLINGFVLHNQVPEAARIFTKMLQGDHSKPNVFTFTTLIKGFCMRGNNNAAMQLLRKMEENGCEPNIVSYSTIINSLCKDTLVVDAMNLFSEMIIRGITPDVVTYTSLIHGVCSIGHWKEATRLLNEMVSKAIFPDVVTFNVLVDTLCKEGMVLEAKSVVDMMIQRHIEPNTITYNSLMDGYCLRGDMEGARQVFDLMVSKGSMVDVRSCSILINGYCEGRIQEAEKLFSEMQGYGLLPDVETYAVVLDGLCNNQQLSAAVELLRELEARKLELDVVIYSIIIEGFCKAGEIQSAKDLFCGVSSKGLQPDVRTYNIMIGELCHHGLIIEAEKLLSEMGGKGCSPNGCTYNTII comes from the exons ATGGGGAAAGCGTCTAATTCTTATTATTATTGCTGCAGAAGAGGTGTGCCATTTCTTCACTCTACTCcacttgttgttgttgctgttgctTTGTTTCATTCTCAATCAAAGGCAACCAAATCTAGAGCAACCCAGCTTGTGAGAGATCCTTATCCACCCTCAACCAATTTCATGGCTTTGTTTCATTCGAGACGAACCCATCTAGGAAATCGACCCAATATTGTTGTGAGTAATGTTGAGGATGCCTTgaaggtgttcgatgaaatgcttCACTCCCGTCCtctgccttcttcttcttctgttatcCCTTTGAATCAAATCTTGACTCAACTTGTCAAACTCAAACACTATTCTGCCGTCATCACTTTGAATAGACGAATGCTTCTCTGTGGAGTTGTTCCTAATCACTATACTCTGTCTATTATCATCAACTGCTATTGCCATTTGAATCAAATGGGGTTTGCCTTATCTGTCTTAGGACAATTCTTCAAATTGGGTCTTCAACCGAATGTTATTACCTTCACCACTCTAATTAACGGCTTTGTTCTCCACAATCAAGTGCCTGAGGCTGCTCGAATTTTCACCAAAATGCTGCAGGGAGACCATTCTAAGCCCAATGTGTTTACTTTCACTACACTAATAAAGGGGTTTTGCATGAGAGGAAACAACAATGCGGCCATGCAATTACTTAGGAAGATGGAAGAAAACGGTTGTGAGCCTAACATAGTTTCCTATAGCACCATCATTAACAGTCTTTGCAAGGATACACTAGTTGTAGATGCAATGAACCTCTTCTCAGAAATGATTATTAGAGGTATTACTCCAGACGTTGTTACTTACACCTCTTTGATTCATGGAGTTTGCAGTATAGGCCATTGGAAAGAAGCTACGAGGTTGTTGAATGAAATGGTGAGTAAAGCTATCTTTCCAGATGTAGTCACCTTCAATGTTTTGGTTGATACACTTTGTAAGGAAGGGATGGTTTTGGAAGCAAAAAGTGTGGTTGACATGATGATTCAAAGACATATCGAGCCTAATACAATTACATACAACTCACTTATGGACGGTTACTGTTTGCGAGGAGACATGGAGGGCGCAAGACAAGTTTTTGATCTTATGGTTAGCAAGGGCTCCATGGTTGATGTTCGGAGTTGTAGCATATTGATAAATGGATATTGCGAGG GGAGAATTCAAGAAGCAGAAAAGTTGTTCTCTGAGATGCAAGGTTATGGCCTGCTTCCAGATGTTGAAACTTATGCTGTGGTACTTGATGGCCTATGTAATAACCAGCAACTTTCTGCAGCTGTAGAACTGCTTAGAGAGCTGGAAGCCCGAAAACTGGAACTCGATGTTGTCATTTACAGTATTATTATTGAAGGTTTCTGCAAAGCTGGAGAAATTCAATCTGCGAAAGATCTCTTCTGTGGTGTATCATCAAAAGGACTCCAACCTGATGTGCGGACATACAATATAATGATTGGTGAACTTTGTCATCATGGCTTAATAATTGAAGCAGAAAAGTTGCTCAGCGAAATGGGAGGGAAAGGATGCTCTCCAAATGGTTGCACCTATAACACCATTATCTGA
- the LOC112165565 gene encoding putative pentatricopeptide repeat-containing protein At1g12700, mitochondrial encodes MLKMMGKTSYPSSNSYCSNSRRGTPFLHSTPAVVVAAALFHSQSKATKSGETHLVRDPHPHPPSNPKVEDALKVFHEMLRSRPLPSSVIPFNQILTQLVKLKHYSAVIPLFKQMLLRRIVPNDYTLNIVINGYSHLNQMGFGLSVLAKFFKLGLQPNVITFTTLINGFVLHNQVPEAARIFRQMLQAGHCKPDAVTFGTLIKGLCMRGDNSAAITLLRKMEETGCQPNVVSYSTIIDSLCKDTLIDEAMNLFSEMISRGIAPNVVTYTSLIQGVCNIGRWKQATRLLHEMVSKGIFPDVVTFSVLVDTLCKEGMVVEAKTVVQMMIQRHIEPNIITYNSLMDGYCLRGEMDEARQVFDLMISKGSMVNVRSCSILINGYCKGKKIDRAYKILKEMRLMELVPDTVTYTTLIDGLCKAGRIQEAEKLFSQMQRCGQHPDVQTYAVLLDGLCNNRQLSTAIELLKEMEANKVELNIVVYTLVIEGLCKAGKIESARDLFCGLSSKGVQPNVRTYDIMIRGLCHQGLLIEAENLLREMVGKGCSPDGCTYNTIIRGLLNNNETSWATRLLQEMLERGFSADASTMELIVDLLSKDTVDPGLLALLKDSV; translated from the coding sequence ATGCTGAAAATGATGGGGAAAACGTCTTATCCTTCTTCTAATTCTTATTGCAGCAATAGCAGAAGAGGTACGCCATTTCTTCACTCTACTCctgctgttgttgttgctgctgctctGTTTCATTCTCAATCAAAGGCAACCAAATCTGGAGAAACCCATCTTGTGAGAGACCCTCACCCTCACCCACCTTCAAACCCCAAAGTTGAGGATGCCTTGAAGGTGTTCCATGAAATGCTTCGCTCGCGTCCTCTGCCTTCTTCTGTTATCCCTTTCAATCAAATCTTGACTCAACTTGTCAAATTGAAACACTATTCTGCAGTCATCCCTCTCTTTAAACAAATGCTTCTGCGTCGAATTGTTCCTAATGACTATACCCTAAACATTGTCATCAATGGCTACAGTCATTTGAATCAAATGGGGTTTGGTTTATCTGTCCTTGCAAAATTCTTCAAATTGGGTCTTCAACCAAATGTTATTACCTTCACCACTCTGATCAACGGCTTTGTTCTCCACAATCAAGTGCCTGAGGCTGCACGAATTTTCAGACAAATGCTGCAGGCAGGTCACTGTAAGCCCGATGCGGTTACTTTCGGCACACTAATAAAGGGACTTTGCATGAGGGGTGACAACAGTGCTGCCATTACTTTACTTCGGAAGATGGAAGAAACAGGATGCCAGCCTAACGTAGTTTCCTATAGCACCATCATCGACAGTCTTTGCAAGGATACACTAATCGATGAAGCAATGAACCTCTTCTCAGAAATGATTAGTAGAGGTATTGCTCCAAACGTTGTTACTTACACTTCTTTGATTCAAGGAGTTTGCAATATAGGCCGGTGGAAACAAGCTACAAGGTTGCTTCATGAAATGGTGAGTAAAGGTATCTTTCCAGATGTAGTCACCTTCAGTGTCTTGGTTGATACACTTTGCAAGGAAGGGATGGTCGTGGAAGCCAAAACTGTGGTTCAAATGATGATTCAAAGACATATTGAACCTAATATCATCACGTATAATTCCCTTATGGATGGTTACTGTCTGCGAGGAGAAATGGACGAGGCAAGACAAGTTTTTGATCTTATGATTAGCAAGGGCTCCATGGTTAATGTTCGGAGTTGTAGCATATTGATTAACGGATATTGCAAGGGTAAAAAGATCGATAGGGCTTACAAGATTTTGAAGGAAATGCGTCTTATGGAACTTGTTCCCGATACTGTTACTTATACCACTCTTATTGATGGTCTTTGCAAAGCGGGGAGAATTCAAGAAGCAGAAAAGCTCTTCTCTCAGATGCAACGTTGTGGCCAACATCCAGATGTTCAAACTTATGCTGTTTTACTTGATGGCCTGTGTAACAACCGGCAACTTTCTACGGCAATAGAATTGCTTAAAGAAATGGAAGCCAACAAAGTAGAACTTAATATTGTAGTTTACACTCTTGTTATTGAAGGTTTGTGCAAAGCTGGAAAAATTGAATCTGCTAGAGATCTCTTCTGTGGTTTGTCATCAAAAGGAGTTCAGCCTAATGTGAGAACATATGATATAATGATTCGTGGACTTTGTCATCAGGGCCTATTAATTGAAGCAGAAAACTTGCTGAGAGAAATGGTTGGGAAAGGCTGTTCTCCAGATGGTTGCACCTATAACACCATTATCCGAGGGTTGTTAAATAACAATGAGACATCATGGGCCACGAGACTTCTTCAAGAAATGCTTGAGAGGGGTTTCTCTGCAGATGCATCAACTATGGAATTGATTGTTGATTTATTGTCGAAGGATACGGTAGATCCTGGTTTATTAGCAT